Below is a window of Pseudomonadota bacterium DNA.
AGCTCTTCTTGACGCCGGTCGTCGTCGCCGCCGGCATGCTCGGCAATCTGGCGTTGGATGCCGCCTATGTCGTCATGATCCCGCTGGCCGGCGTTCTGTTCGCCGCCGCCGGGCGTCACCCCATCGCCGGCATCGCGGCGACCTTCGCCGGCGTTTCCGGTGGCTTTACCGCCAACCTCTTCCCCGGCCAGTTCGACGCCCTACTGTTTGGCATCACCGAAGCCAGCGCCGAAATCCTGGATCCCGCCTGGCAGGCCAACATCGCCGGCAACTGGTATCTGATCATCGCATTGTTCTTCGTTTTCCTGCCCGTGATCTGGATCGTCACCGACCGGCTGCTGGAGCCGCGCCTGGGCGCCTGGACAGGCGGCGCGGTGGCCGGTTCCGACGAAGCGGTCGAAGGGCCGGTGACGCCAACCGAACGCAGGGGTCTTTTGTGGGCGGGCTTTGCCGTTCTGGTCGTCGTCGCGCTGTGGGTCCTCTTGACGATCGGACCGGGCACGCCGCTGATCGATGACAACGCGCTGCCGGAGGCCCGCCTTAACCCGCTCTATCAGTCATTGGTCGCAGGGTGCATGGTGCTTTTTCTTGCCAGCGGTTGGGTCTATGGCGCCGTCACCGGGTCCATCAAAACCCATCGCGACCTCGTTAAGATGATGGGCGAGTCCATGGCCGACCTCGGCTACTACCTCGTGCTCGCCTTTGCCGCCGCCCACTTCGTCGCCATGTTCGGCTGGTCCAATCTGGGGCTTATTCTGGCCATCGACGGCGCGGAGTTCCTACGCTGGACCGATCTGCCGGGACCGGTCCTGCTTGGTGGTCTAGTTATCCTGACCGGCGTCATCAACCTGTTTGTTGGTTCGGCATCGGCCAAGTGGGCGCTGCTGGCGCCGATCCTGGTGCCCATGCTGATGCTCTTGGGCATCAGCCCGGAAACCGCGACCGCGGCCTACCGGGTCGGCGACTCAGCCACCAACATCATCACACCGTTGATGGTCTACTTCCCGCTGATCCTGATTTTCTGCCAACGCTGGGACAAGGACTTCGGCCTGGGCAGCCTGATGGCGGCCATGGTGCCCTATTCGGTCTGGCTGATGGTGACCGGTGTCATTCTGATCGTCGCCTGGACCAGCTTCGATCTGCCGCTAGGCCCGGGCGCGATCGTCGACTACGTGCTGAACTGACGGTCTCGGGCGTCAGTGCTTGGGCGTTGGCATCGGCTTGACATCACCCCACGAAAACCGCCGTAGCCGTTCCGATGCGTCATCCAGATCCGGACGTGTGTGGCAGCGCCCGTCAAGCGCGGTATCCTCGACCAGCCGGTGCGGGTCGTCACCATGCACGAAGCCCAAGAACGGCCCGCCGAAGTCGTAGCCAACCAGCCGCGCCAACCGGTCGGGCAGGGTCCGCGCGAGATCCGGCGGCACCGCCAGATGCAGGTTCTCCTCCTGGCGCAGCCAGCCCAGGCTGTATTGCACCGAGATGCCCGTGCGTTTGGTGTTACCTGTGTTGGCGCCACCGGCATGGATCACGCCGCCGATATAGATCAGCACCGATCCGGCCGGCATCACCGCAGAAACAACTTCCTCGTCGCGCGCCTTGCGCCCGTGCTCCCACAGGTGGCTGCCCGGTGCCAGCCGCGTCCCGCCGTTATCCGCCGTGAAATCGCTACCTGCCCACATGGCCGCCAGGATGGTCGGCGGGTGGGGCTGGCGGAACGGATAGATCCCGCCGTCACGGTGAAGCTCCTGCGCCGCGTTGCCGGGCTCCAGGTGCATGATGCCGGTATAGTTGAGCTGATAGCGCACGCAGTTGGGCAGCAAGATCCGGTCGCACATCGCCAATACGGTGTCGTGGATCATCAGGCCGTGGGCGGCATCGGACTTGCCGACCAGGCTCTCGACATTCTTGGCGTGGGGCCCGGCGAAGTTGCCGGGGCCGTAGGGTGTCGCTTCGACCCATTGGTC
It encodes the following:
- a CDS encoding AbgT family transporter, whose translation is HPITDQPVDATSLLSPDNLRRLLTDMPATFTHFHPLGYVLVVMLGAGVAERTGLLGTAMRAGVRNAPKLFLTPVVVAAGMLGNLALDAAYVVMIPLAGVLFAAAGRHPIAGIAATFAGVSGGFTANLFPGQFDALLFGITEASAEILDPAWQANIAGNWYLIIALFFVFLPVIWIVTDRLLEPRLGAWTGGAVAGSDEAVEGPVTPTERRGLLWAGFAVLVVVALWVLLTIGPGTPLIDDNALPEARLNPLYQSLVAGCMVLFLASGWVYGAVTGSIKTHRDLVKMMGESMADLGYYLVLAFAAAHFVAMFGWSNLGLILAIDGAEFLRWTDLPGPVLLGGLVILTGVINLFVGSASAKWALLAPILVPMLMLLGISPETATAAYRVGDSATNIITPLMVYFPLILIFCQRWDKDFGLGSLMAAMVPYSVWLMVTGVILIVAWTSFDLPLGPGAIVDYVLN
- a CDS encoding phytanoyl-CoA dioxygenase family protein, encoding MALKRVTADTSIDSMEEIVRQDGCVVVDDLAPELVARAASELDQWVEATPYGPGNFAGPHAKNVESLVGKSDAAHGLMIHDTVLAMCDRILLPNCVRYQLNYTGIMHLEPGNAAQELHRDGGIYPFRQPHPPTILAAMWAGSDFTADNGGTRLAPGSHLWEHGRKARDEEVVSAVMPAGSVLIYIGGVIHAGGANTGNTKRTGISVQYSLGWLRQEENLHLAVPPDLARTLPDRLARLVGYDFGGPFLGFVHGDDPHRLVEDTALDGRCHTRPDLDDASERLRRFSWGDVKPMPTPKH